GTTTGGGTTACACAtcgacaaaaataatttaaaaaacttataatgaataaaaattaaagattttaattaaaaatagaaaatatctAGCCTGTGGATGTATTCACTTGTAaactaatatttgaaaaagtttgaatCCAATCTAAAAAGTACTCATagacaaaatacaaaaaattataacgaAAACCTctgtaaaattatatttgacttaaaaaaaaaatagttcaaaaacataatttttaagtggtatcaattttttttaaattttcctttaacatttatttaatttttaattaacatcaTGCCTTAAAACTTTTGGAATACTTTAAATACAAAAGCCGAtagcaaatcaaatttaatgaaaGTAAGAATCTATACATTAAATTCCTGTAAACATTTGTAAACTCTTCTTGATTAAGAAATATGTTCTTaacatcaaaaaaatatataaaaataaataaataaatacaaaatcatactccaaactaaataataaagcTTAGCGCAAGGATACCTATAtaaacacagatccacaacaTCGAGGATGCGGAAAGGGGATTTCCCGCGAAAACGCCTCAAAACGAAAGTAACTGAAACGAGCAATTGGCGAGGGGTTTTCGAGCAGCGAGTGCGGACTTGTGGATGTTCCAAGGAACTGGAATACAAACGACAATAAAACTTTACGCACAACATCGAAGGCGGCAACGCAACGGGTTCGAGTCCGGCATTCGGCAATAGAGGGTTAAGGGTAGCCCCCTTAAAAATCGGGGGCCATGCAAAAAGGCGGTAGGGGAGTAAGGGGTAAGGGGTGGTAGTGGGTGAAAAAGGGGGCGGTGGGTGGCGGAGACTTACGGTCGTCCTTGTGCTTTCGTCGGAATTCGCTGAAGCGACTATCGACATAATTCTCCACGGGCGGAGGTCGAGGGGTGGGCATGTCATCTGTTCCATTCGGATTCAGTTCGATTTTCAGTTAGGGGTTAAGATCAGAGGGAGAACATTATTAGTGGAGGTCATTTGTTGGGGGTTGGGTGGGACGGGGATTACGACATCAAGGTTGAAGGTTCGGGTGGTTTTGTACTTGTTGAGCATGCAATTGTTGTATTATGTGGTTGTAgttggttcttttttttttttttttgtattatttactTATGTGAAACATCGAGCACACACAGATTAGATGGCTTTTCATTCAAGGCAGACACAGATACTTATCAAGACACATTGAACGTTCAAAAGAGGAAGTTTGCAAAAACATtccaaatgaaaataaaaagatttgaaacaaaaaacaaacggtAGACAGGAGGAAGCAAAGCAAACGTTTTGACTTACCGTCGCTGAAGTAGCCTCTATTTCGGTTCTTCTTCTCGAAGCTGCGCAGATCCTCTGGCGAAAAGTTGGCAAAACTCTGATTCAAGGCCACAATGTGCATGGAAAAGCCAAACACAAAGATGGCCAAGACGGCCAGGAACCGGGCCAGATCCTTCAGCAGATCCCCAATGATGATGGCCCAGGGTCCGAAGAGGTGGTGGAAGGACAAAAAGTCCAAAATCTGCACACAGGCCAGCAGGAAGGCCAATGCGAAGCACTGATTGCGGCAGTACACCAGCGTGGGCCAGTACTCCTTGGACACGAACAGAAACGCCGACACATGGACTCCCACGCCGGCCATTCCCAGCAGCAGGACCAGCACCTTTATCGATCCCAGTCCCGACTTGTCCGACGGATTCGTCAGCTCGAACAGCAGCAGGCCACTCAGCCAGATCAGAAGGCCCACCTCGTACCAGTAGGGCACTAAACTCAGTCGGAGTACTGGATAAATGGGCGTTATGCCCACGATGCTCAGGTGGATCATGAGGTAAATGTGCGAGGTGAGGTACGACATGAACTTGATAATCGGCACCTTGTTGAACTTGTGGCCCATCGGGAAGGTGAACCCGATCCACACCGGTGGGCAGACTATAAAGGccacgagcagcagcaggatcTTCCAGGAAGCCCACGTCAGTGATCCGTGCCAGAGTTCCTAAAAAATAGGGAGAATTTatatagttatatttatatattttgtatgcatCACAATACCAGATCTATCTAGCTagggctttaaaaaaaatacatatatttctcCAAAACGGAACCAAAAAAGTAtcaaaaatgataattgagTTAAAGtctaattaatattattaaaaaaattgtatctattgaaataaaattgaaataaaaatctgaAATATACACTaatcgaaaataaaaagcaaattttAGCTTCGTTctaacttatatatttttcgttatgaaaattaaattaaactcgATATGTAAGCTATGCTAGCAATTATTCATATCACACACTTGCAAGTAACGCTGGACCACGGTATGGGCAATCACTTCCTTCTGTTCATTTTCGATCAGAACGTCGAGAAACTCCACGTTCCGCTTGTCGGTGGCCTGCAGGATCTTTCCCGCGGAATCAGAGCCAGCTGCCAGGGCCAAAAGTTCCGTGGCCATGGCCTCACATTGCTTGCCAGCAGCCACCAGATCCTTGGCTCTCTCTTTTTCCTAGAGACAAATGGGATTCATTAGTAAGTGTTTTTAAAGTTCAGATAAAaagcataatttaatttaagtttatagaGATCCTCAAACAgcacacattttttgtaagctACTTCAGGCTACTTAAAGTTGCTTGAAAATGTAGTtaagtatataaaaacatGCTTTAATGCTTTAATACTCCTTAAGAAAgtttaagattaaaaaaagtaattccCAAAAATATCTTATgaggtttaaaaaaatcaaaaatatttaaaatatttatccagCCTATAcgatatttaaatattcatttaacACAACTAACGTTTACTTTACCAAAACCATAGCAAAGTTGTATTCTGTTCAGGACACCTCACCTTCGTCGAGAGTACAATGTAGATGTTGGACAACTTGGCGGCCGTGTCCACTGGGGCCGGCGACACCAGGACGAACTCCTGGATGGGCTTGTTGTTGTGGTTCTTGGACACCACCATCAGGTTGTAGACGAAGCGCTTGTCCTCCATCAGGCCGTAGGTGTCGTGCTCCTTGTTCATCAGGTAGCGCAGCACCTCGTTGTGTCCCTCGGAGGCGGCGAACCAGATGGCGGCACAGCCGTAGTTGGTCTCCGATTTGGGCGAGGCACCCGCCTCGCACAGCAGCTTCACCACCTCCAAGTGGCCAGCTTTGGCAGCACAATGCAGTGGCGTCCAACCGTTCCGATCGGTTGCGTTGATCTCCGCGCCCTGGCCGAGCAGAATCTCCACCATCTGGATGTGGCCATGCATGGCGGCGATGTGCAGGCCCGTCCTGCCGTTACGATCCTGCGACTGGAGGAGTTCCGCCGACCGACTCAGGAGCAAACCGACCACTGACATGTGTCCGCCGAAGCAAGCCAAATGGAGTGGATTATAGCCCTGTAAGTAAAGACAATTGTTAATAGGTTCTCAAAAGTGTATACAGACGAGCTTCAATAACCCTAGCCAATATCTGTCGACAACGAATTTCATTTAAAGGGACGTTTAGtaggagaaaaaaaatagttctCCAAGGAAATTTTAGTTCTACGTTCAAAAAAATTCtgagaagaaaataaaaggaataatatttaatgaaatattttgcaattaagTTTTATACATTAACGAAAATGATTTATAAGCCTTCTTATGCTTATATCTAtaactttaaaagaaattaattttatctttcgttgtaacataaatttaaaaaatgtataacaagAAAAAGGGTATCTGCAAATTACTGGATCAATTTGCAAATAAAGTCAAGTCAAAGAAATTTTCTAATTACGAAGAtgaaattgtttgaaaaatagtCAGTTGTATGCTTTTATAGAAAATTACTTAGTGAAGTTCGACTGTAAAAAACGGCTTAATCTATATTCCTTAGAAAAATCCATGTTGTCTTACGTTCTCGATGGTCGCCGCATCCACTTGGACACCCGCGGAGTTGAGGAGCAGTCGCACCACGTTCTCGTTGCCGGAAAAGGCCGCCAAGTGCAGTGGAGTCATGCCGGACTCAGTGCCCAGATCCCCAAAAAGACTCTGTCCCGTTGGCGTTTCCGATTTCACGGTGGCCGGCACACTGGTCAGCAGTTCCCGCACCGTGTCCGCTTGGCCATAGTATGCGGCCACATGGAGCGGGGTCAGACCCAGCTTTTTACTATTGATTCTCAACGAATTTGTGCTCTTGAGCACATCCAGGACTTGGCCATGCCCGTTTTGGGCCGCCAAATGGACGGCGGTGAAGCCCGCCTTGTTTTCCTCGGTGCAGGAGGCACCTGCTCTCACCAGAGCCTTCACCACATCCGCGTGTCCGCCCTCGGCGGCCAGCTGCAGGGGCGTGGCATCCGTAAGCTTATTGCGTGCAGAGATCACACCCGATCGATCAAACTTCATCAGCTCCTCGATCACCTTGACGGATCCCTGCATGGCGGCGATGTGGGCACAGGTGTTGCCATCCTTGCTGGTGGCATTCACCAGCGAGGGATGCTGCTGCAGGAAGAGTTTGGCCACTTCAGAGTAGTTGTTCTGGGCGGCGACATGGATGGGCTTCTGGCCCAGATCGTCCGTCGCATCGATATTGGCGCCCAGTTCGAGGAGCAGTTGGCAGCACTCCATCTGCCCGCTGGCAGCTGCCAAATGGAGTGGCGTTTGCTTTCTCAGCGTCAGGATGTCGATCACCGCATTGTGATCCTTGATGAGGAATTTCACCAGATGCGTGAACCCATTCATCGCCGCCAAATGGAGGGCTGTGCGTCCCACCCGCGACTTGGAGTTTATGAACGCCTTGTTGGTTAGCAGGGCATCGCAGACATGCAGGTATCCCCGCTCGGCAGCCAAATGCAGGGCCGAACGTCCCTCCGTATCGAAGACATCCACGCGGGCGTGATTCGCCAGTAGGTTGTTGACCAGCTCCATGTGCCCGCGATGGCAGGCGATGAGCAGGGGGGTCCAGCCCACCGACGATTGCCGGTTCATGGCCTTCTGGATGTCCGTGGGATTCATGTGCGAGATCATCTCCATCAGCACATCGTTGTTCCCGGCCACGGCGCAGTAGTGGAAGGCCGTCTCCAAGGCGGTTTTCGTCTGCAGCGTCACATCCGCTCCGTTTTCGAGGAGCATGCGTACGATCTGCTTGTCGGACTCGGGAATCTTGACCTCCTCCTTGCTGATTTGGCAGGTGTAGTGCAACGCCGTGGCGCCATCCTCGTTTACCGAGTTAATATAGGTGGTGGCCTTGTCCGGACCGTGCTTCTCCTTCACCGTCTCGATCAGATGACGCACTATGTCCGGGTGGCAGGCTCTACAGGCCATGTGCAGGGGTGTCTCACCAGTCTGGttaatatagatatatataataataaaaaaatattaagtcaAAGCAAACTCCCACTCACATTCGACTTGTACAAGGGATCGCCTTCGTCCTCGAGCAACTGCATCAAGGTGGCCAGATTGCCATGGCGGGCAGCCACATGAACCGGGGTCAGACAGTCGTCCGTGGTCAAATTGGGACTGGCCCCCGACTTCAGCAGCATGAGGGCACACCGATCCCCATCCTTCACCCTAGCGGCAATGTGCAACGGGGTCTCACGCAGTTTTCCTCCCCGCACATGGACATCGGCCCCGAATCCCAACAGGGTTTCCACTACGGCGGGCTTGGCCGACTCCACGGCTATGTGCAGAGCCGTATAGTTGTCCTACAAAGGGAAAATGTGATCAATAAGTGTCTCAGTAGAACCCAATAGACGTTGGAAGGTACGCCACGTACATCTTTGACTAGGCTTTAATTCAaggattaaaatatttttgaaaaaactatctcattattaattaaagcaCTTGAAATCGGACTGGTCCACTAGGactaataattttaatggcaagtttaaattaaattattcttCTGCATTAGATCTAAGATCGAATAATACTAcaagcaaaaacacaaaagacatcggaatattaaataaaaataaataaatcatttaataaattccaGCCAACTTACATTGGTGGTCACATCCACTTTCTCGCCCTTCTGCAGCAGCGTGTTGATGATCCCCGTGTGGCCATAGGCGGCTGCGGTGTGGATACTCCTCGCTCCATCCTTGTTGGGCATGTGGAGGTAGACGCCCTTCTTGAAGAGCATCGTGGCGCACTCAGCATGACCGTTGAGCGACGCAATGTGCATCAGCGTGCTGCCATCCTTGGTGCGCTCGAAGATGCTCGCCTTGAACTTGTCGGCCAGTATCTCGATGACGTGCGCGTGCCCATTCTCGGCGGCCAAGTGCATCGGAGTGCGATCTGTTCGGGATTTggataaatattaatgtttagataaatatgattataaactaaactattttCCAACATTATTCCCAAtgtactttaaatattatgacCTCGGTCCACCCGTGGGCGCCAAAAAATTCTTCTAAGCGAAAACCAAATGAAACGTTTCATATTTCAAATTGGATGTAAAGTTAACATCGTACActcaataatatttaattcagaaaccaaaataaatccTAACTATAGTTCAAGTTTCTGTACACCTTAGGAGAAACAAGCTTTAAATTGAGCTGTATAGACTAATTTcggttattttaaaaacagcaatatGCAATGAAAACTTTTAGATTTCGTTTTTGATATCCCTTAAAATCAAGGTGAAACTTATTTCTACCGCGTTTACCCTTGGTCCACATTATCGCAGACTCACCTTGATTGTCCGCAATGGACGCTGAGGCGCGCACGCCATAGAAGTACTTGAGTAGGGCCTCGTCGCCTTCGGCGGCGGCGATATGCAGTGGCGTCTGGCCCTCCCCATTCTGCGTGTCCACATTCGTTCCGTAGTCGACCAGGATGCGGACCATGTCCACGTCCCGCCGTCTGGCGGCCAAATGCAAGGCCGTGTCTCCATTGGCCGTCGTGGCctgttgaaaataaaaacgaaattcgAGCATGAGATGGTGCActcatagaaaaaattacagaaCTTTGGTAATACAAAATGCTTGCATAAAACatactttttattaatatatttaaataaattagaagaaataacaaaagttaaaagtcAGTAATAGTGTAAATACTAAAAAGTAAATTAgatgtatttttaaacaaggTAACTAGCtatcaaattttataaatattttctgagtTTTTGTTATAAACTAGCTTCCCTATTTCCTTAGTGTTTAAAACTGCACTTTGATcaacacattttattttgggcTATGCAAATGAGATTCCCCCCCGTTTTAACTGCGTTTTGCGCCTCACCTTTTGACCCAGTTTGTGGCTGTTTTGCCGGCTGATTGCGTGCTCAGCCAAAGTCAGGCGCACaactttaacttaaacttTGGCTTGAACCCTTGGCCTAAAGCGACCCGACGCCGAAGCCCTTTGGTTAATTTAATCAACACGCACTGCTCTTGGCATGTGTTGCACTTCAACTTCTGATTGAAAATTGCTCAAACTTTGCCAATGTCGCGCACTGTTGCTCTTTTCATGAAATGCAACTCTGAAATGCAGGTGCGTAACTGAGGTAggtaaatttgcatttttgatttatttacacGCTTCACTTTTGGACAGTTCAAGGCTTAAAAAACCTTGTGGACACTTTCTGACAGCTCCGCTGGCCATTTTGATTGGCACTACAATCTACTAGCTCTTATGCATATACGGTTCTAATATTGCAGGAATTAAGTTGATTGCGTAGATAATAAACGGagtttacattttcttttccctttttttagTAAGCTTTATGGGGTCTTATGGTTCGAAATGTTGACATTTTCTGACATTTTGATTGACGTTATGGTCTAAGATAGATTTTAGATATTTCAAGTACAAAATATGGGTTCTTGTTAGGGTTTCCTGGAGATTAAGATTGATTTTAAAACGTGATTTATTTAGCAAGGTCTCCAGGCAAAAACTAACATGAAAGAATAAACCTGTAAGTGTATTAAATGTTTGGAGCTTTTCAAGtgacttaaaatgtttaagcctgtaagtattttaaaagtatttcaatCGTTTCAACTGACTTAAAGGTATGTCAATAAAAAACAGTAACCAAAATAAgtaactttaaattatatagaGTTATTTTAAGGtgttaaatgcttaaaattaCCAAAAGATTTAGTTCTTGTTTCTCAGATAACTCACCTTTAGTTGGTCTGCCGTTTGTGCCGCCAGGAGTTCCCGGCACATGGACTGATTTCCCGACTCCACCGCCAGGAGCAATGGGATTTTGCCACGCTACGCGGAAGATAGGTTTATATGgtgtacaaaataattaagataAGGACACCGCACACTCACACATCCAGAAACACAcgtaaaatcataaataaccAATTAGCCAATTCGAGCCTCAAGTGTTAACGGCAACATGTTTCGCTATTTTCAGCCAACTTCGCAACTTTGGCGCACCAACTTTGAAGCCAGCTagcgttttatttttttttagggggGCGGGGCGTGAGAGGGGGCGTGACGGGGAGTCATTATCCCTATCTACCAGGAAAGGCGAGTAAATCAAGTTGTACAGCGACTTGACCCCCTTTTTTTCGGTTGAGTTTTCCTCggtttgttatttgtttgttgttggcaACGAGTTGAGCGCCCTCGCGGGGAAAAACTACAGTACTACctacagatatatatatactatatatgtatgtgtatatcCATAGATATGCGTGTAAAAAAGGAAAGCGAATCAAATCGAACTGAATGGCATCGAAAGCTAAATACTTCATCCGACTAATTTCGCCTGACAGTGCCATTCCACCTATCTCtaattgatttaaatcaaGTTGctgtttgccatttgccgCAGCCATCGAAGCGCAAATCGAGGTGGGTAAGCATTTTGTCTAGACAATCAATCGGTGGCACCCGATTTCCCCAATCAGCCCCCCAAAAACCCCCTATTTCTCCCACTCGTTCGATGGCAATTCGGTGGAAATTTATGCGATCCCCTCGCGTGCGTAATGGAAATATCGCCCGTGCATTTGCACCCGTGCACGTGATGCGACAAATAGTTCCGCATTTCTGTTGAGATTTCCAAGGGGgtctccaaaaaaaaaggggtcTGGAGACATGGTTGGCCCAAGCAAGTTAATCAGACGAAGACGACAACTTTGATGGTAATTCAACGCTCACTGGGGCTTACCCACTGTGGTGAGAGCTCCTTATTGATACAGTGTgggaaaacaaaagataaatTGGCAAccacaaaaattgaattttatttgagttGTTTGTCGATCTGCTAtgtacaacaatttttaaaaccctttaaaaaaacacaaatctaCAAATGTATAGAGTTTATAAAGATTACTTTTAAACAACAGAGCTCAATTCAATTctctaattaaaatatttccttaaGGAATCTCTGTTTTataggaagaaaaaaaactaacattttttttaatgtaatctTTGAACTTCATTAATTTTAGGCAAGAAATAAGATTTGTAACTCTTCACTTTTCTTGCTGTGTAATAGCCGCACTAAACTTTTTTTGGCCTTTTTTCGATTTCCAGCCAGTCGAAATGCATTTACCGTGAGCGGTTTTGCATATCGATTTTTccaacaaattttgtttgctttatgTTACTAGCTACTCTTGATTTTGTTGCTGCCAttattgtaataaatatatacattttttggtgATTTTTATTAAGTCTTTGTTTACGTTGGCACTGCCTGGCACCGCTGTCGAGAGTACTTCACTTCACTTGACATCGGCTTACTTTTGGGGAGTAGACTACTATTGCCAAAGGAGATAGAATGGCATCAATTGGGCGGCCAACACTTGTGGCTCTCCATCCGCACTCACACAAGCACACAGCCACACTGGCTCACTCAAAAGCACACATGGTAACACTTACGACCGTCCGCTTTCAAACGAATATCCTTGCCAGCAGCGGCGAGAAGAGCGCGCAGGATATTAGTGGCTGTTCCGGTTTGCCGACTCGACACCAAATGCACCGCAGTTTGTGAACGCGactgaaaatattatttattattagtataattaaataatatgttaTTTACTATATGATGCACACACACTGCTGACGCAATTATTGTTAGGGTCACACTTTTATTGCATGGTATGTAATATGCTGCTCTATGCTCTATGTGGTTAATGTTCGCACCTAAAAAACTGGTTCCTATTCGCTTCAAAATCCCATTTGCTACTGAATAGGAAAGTGGCT
This genomic stretch from Drosophila gunungcola strain Sukarami unplaced genomic scaffold, Dgunungcola_SK_2 000001F, whole genome shotgun sequence harbors:
- the LOC128262900 gene encoding serine/threonine-protein phosphatase 6 regulatory ankyrin repeat subunit B isoform X1 — protein: MCRELLAAQTADQLKATTANGDTALHLAARRRDVDMVRILVDYGTNVDTQNGEGQTPLHIAAAEGDEALLKYFYGVRASASIADNQDRTPMHLAAENGHAHVIEILADKFKASIFERTKDGSTLMHIASLNGHAECATMLFKKGVYLHMPNKDGARSIHTAAAYGHTGIINTLLQKGEKVDVTTNDNYTALHIAVESAKPAVVETLLGFGADVHVRGGKLRETPLHIAARVKDGDRCALMLLKSGASPNLTTDDCLTPVHVAARHGNLATLMQLLEDEGDPLYKSNTGETPLHMACRACHPDIVRHLIETVKEKHGPDKATTYINSVNEDGATALHYTCQISKEEVKIPESDKQIVRMLLENGADVTLQTKTALETAFHYCAVAGNNDVLMEMISHMNPTDIQKAMNRQSSVGWTPLLIACHRGHMELVNNLLANHARVDVFDTEGRSALHLAAERGYLHVCDALLTNKAFINSKSRVGRTALHLAAMNGFTHLVKFLIKDHNAVIDILTLRKQTPLHLAAASGQMECCQLLLELGANIDATDDLGQKPIHVAAQNNYSEVAKLFLQQHPSLVNATSKDGNTCAHIAAMQGSVKVIEELMKFDRSGVISARNKLTDATPLQLAAEGGHADVVKALVRAGASCTEENKAGFTAVHLAAQNGHGQVLDVLKSTNSLRINSKKLGLTPLHVAAYYGQADTVRELLTSVPATVKSETPTGQSLFGDLGTESGMTPLHLAAFSGNENVVRLLLNSAGVQVDAATIENGYNPLHLACFGGHMSVVGLLLSRSAELLQSQDRNGRTGLHIAAMHGHIQMVEILLGQGAEINATDRNGWTPLHCAAKAGHLEVVKLLCEAGASPKSETNYGCAAIWFAASEGHNEVLRYLMNKEHDTYGLMEDKRFVYNLMVVSKNHNNKPIQEFVLVSPAPVDTAAKLSNIYIVLSTKEKERAKDLVAAGKQCEAMATELLALAAGSDSAGKILQATDKRNVEFLDVLIENEQKEVIAHTVVQRYLQELWHGSLTWASWKILLLLVAFIVCPPVWIGFTFPMGHKFNKVPIIKFMSYLTSHIYLMIHLSIVGITPIYPVLRLSLVPYWYEVGLLIWLSGLLLFELTNPSDKSGLGSIKVLVLLLGMAGVGVHVSAFLFVSKEYWPTLVYCRNQCFALAFLLACVQILDFLSFHHLFGPWAIIIGDLLKDLARFLAVLAIFVFGFSMHIVALNQSFANFSPEDLRSFEKKNRNRGYFSDVRMHPINSFELLFFAVFGQTTTEQTQVDKIKNVATPTQPYWVEYLFKIVFGIYMLVSVVVLINLLIAMMSDTYQRIQAQSDIEWKFGLSKLIRNMHRTTTAPSPLNLVTTWFMWIVEKVKARMKKKKRPSLVQMMGIRQASPRTKAGAKWLSKIKKGETYSVALSQVHLSPLGSQASFSQANQNRIENVADWEAIAKKYRALVGDEEGGSLKDSDAESGSQEGSGAPQPPAQVGRRAIKAAPTKK